The Pirellulales bacterium genome segment CGCGCTGCGGCGCGCTGGCCGGCGCCGCGGTGGCCTCGGCGGCCGGCTTCGCGCCGCCGCCGCTGGCGCCGGCCGGAGCCGCGGCGCGCTCTTCAAAGTAGGCGATCACCTCACCCACCGTCGCCCGTTCGCCTTGCTTCTTCAAGATCTTCGACAGCAGCCCATTCACTGGCGCGGGCAGTTCCACGGTCGCCTTGTCAGTTTCGATTTCGACCAGCGACTCGTTTTCCTTGGCGAAGTCGCCTTCGTTCTTGCGCCACTCGCCGATCTGCACCTCGGTGATCGACTCTCCAACGCTCGGTACTTTCAATTCGATCGGCATGGACGACTCGCGTTCGTACTGATTGCTTGCTGCGGCAGGATGGTAACGGACAGTGACAGCTACACCAGATGCCCAGTGGCCAACTCGGCAAAGGCGGTGGTGAGCAGCGTCCGCTGCTCCAACTTGTGGCTGTTGGCCGAGCCAGTCGCCGGGCTGGCCGACGTTGGCCGGTACACGCCAGAAAACGGAAAGCGGCCAAGCAGCGTGTCGCCCACCACCACCTTGAGATAGCGCCAAGCCCCCATGTTTTCGGGCTCTTCTTGCACCCACAGGACCGGTGTGCCTTCTTCGTAGCGCGAGAGCACGCGGGCCAATTCGTCCCACGGCGTGGGGTAAATTTGCTCCAAGCGCACAATGGCCACATCGTCGCGATCATGCTCGGACCGGGCCTGCTCCAATTCGTAATACACCTTGCCGCTGCACAACAGCACGCGCGACGGACTGCCGCCGCCAACCGTGGCGTCGGGGATCACGCGTTGGAAATGACCGCGAGCGAACTCTTCCAGGCTCGAAACCGCCTTGGGGTGTCGCAACAGGCTCTTGGGCGTCATCAGCACCAGTGGCTTGCGCCAAGTGCGCAGCACTTGGCGTCGCAATACGTGAAAGTATTGCGCCGGCGTGCTGGGGTTGGCCACCTGCATGTTGTCTTCGGCGCAAAGTTGCAAAAAGCGCTCCAGCCGCGCGCTGGAGTGTTCTGGCCCTTGTCCTTCAAAGCTGTGTGGCAACAGCAACACCAGCCCGCTCAAGCGGCGCCACTTGTCCTCGGCGCTGGCGATGAACTGATCGATGATCACTTGCGCCACGTTGACAAAGTCGCCAAACTGCGCCTCCCACAACACCAGCCCATCGGGGCAATCGAGGCTGTAGCCATACTCATAGCCAAGCACGCCAATTTCCGACAAAGGACTGTTAAAGATGTCGACCGGCGCCTGCGGATCGGCCAGATGCGCCAGCGGCATATACGGCTTGCCGGTGTCGTAATCGTGCAGCACGGCGTGTCGGTGGCTGAAGGTGCCGCGCTCCACGTCCTGCCCGCTGAGCCGGATGGGATGCCCGGCGGTGGCCAGCGTGGCCAGCGCCAGCGCCTCGCCGGCGGACCAATCGAGCTTGGCTTGGCCATGCGCCATCTCCACGCGATGCGCCAAGAGACGTTGAATCTTGGGATGCACGTGAAAATCGGCCGGCATCTCGGTCTGCCGCAGCAACAGTTGCGATAGCTGCTCGGCGGGAACGCCGGTGTCGATTTCGCCCGCCTCGTTCTCCGGGCCGCCGTGATACCCGTGCCAGATGCCTGTGGTCTGTTCCTCGGCGTGAACGTAATCTTCACTCCGCGCCACCGACAACTCGGTCTCCAAATGGGCGCGGCGCTCTTCGGCGATGCGGTCGGCCTCGTCCACCGTCACCTCGCCCAACAGCAGCAGGTGCTCCAGGTAGTAGTCGCGCACCGAGTCGCGATTCTCGATGGCGTGATACATCACCGGCTGCGTGAACGAGGGTTCGTCCCCCTCGTTGTGCCCGCGCCGGCGATAGCAGTACATGTCGATTACCACGTCGCGCTGAAACTTTTGGCGGAAGTCGAGCGACAGACGCACCGCCTGCGCCACCGCCTCCGGATCTTCGCCGTTGACGTGGAAGATCGGAATTTGCAGCATCTTGGCCACGTCGGTGGCATAAGTGCTCGAGCGCGCTTCGCTCGGCGACGTGGTGAAACCAATCTGGTTGTTCACCACCACATGAATTGTGCCGCCTGTGGTGTAGCCATCGAGCTCGCTGAGATTGAGCGTCTCTTGCACCACTCCTTCGCCCGCGAACGCCGCGTCGCCGTGGATCAGCACCACCATCCCCTGGCGGCGCGTGTTGTCCAGCAGGCGATCTTGCTTGGCCCGCATCCGCCCCAGCGCCACCGGATTGACGAACTCCAAATGGCTGGGGTTGAAGCACAACGACAAATGCACGTTCTTGCCGCTGGCGCTCTTCCAGTCGCTGGAATACCCCAGGTGATATTTCACGTCTCCCCGGCCGATGTGCAACTCCGGATCGGCGTCGTCAAACTCGCGGAAGATCTTGCGCGCGTTCTTGCCCATGATGTTGGCCAGCACGTTGAGGCGCCCGCGGTGCGCCATGCCGAGCACGATCTCGCCCACGCCCAATTCGGCCGCGTGGTCGATGGCCAGGTCCAAGAGCGGAATCAGGCTCTCGGCGCCTTCCAGCGAGAACGTCTTTGCCCCCAGGTATCGCTTGCGCAAGAACTCTTCAAAAATCACCGCGTCGGTCAACCGCGTGAAGATCCGAATCTGCTCCGCGTGCGCCAGCTTCAGCCGGTTCTGTGTCGACTCCATGCGGTCTTGCAGCCAGTTGCGCACCGCCAGATCGTCCATGTGCATGAACTGGGCGCCGATCCGTCGGCAATAGGTGTTGCGCAACTGTTCGAGAATCTTGCGCAGCGGACGTACGTCTTCGCCATGAATCGTGTCGGTCGAAAATGGCCGATCCAAGTCGCGGTCGGTCAGACCGTAATACTCCATGTCGAGTTCGACCGGCGTGGGACGCGGCAAACCCAACGGATCAATCTGAGCGATCATGTGGCCGCGCACCCGATAGGCGCGGATCAGTTGATCCACCCTGTCCTGGAGCAGCGCCACGTCCATGCCACCCAGTCCCACCGCGCCGTTCGACTCCGCTTTGGCGCTCGGCAGGGCGGGCGGGGACGGCAGCGAACGTCGTGGCCGGTGGCCGTCGCCGCTCGATAGCTGCTGAAAGTATTGCCGCCAATCCGCCGAGACAGAGTGCGGATTCGCCAGGTAACGGTCGTACAATTCCTCGACAAACGGCAGATTCATGCTGCCCGGCAGCGGTAGTTGGTTGCTCATGCCAATGATCGTCGCTTATTATCGGTGGCCGGCGCGGACCGGCCGCACT includes the following:
- a CDS encoding dihydrolipoamide succinyltransferase, with the translated sequence MPIELKVPSVGESITEVQIGEWRKNEGDFAKENESLVEIETDKATVELPAPVNGLLSKILKKQGERATVGEVIAYFEERAAAPAGASGGGAKPAAEATAAPASAPQR
- a CDS encoding 2-oxoglutarate dehydrogenase E1 component, with the protein product MSNQLPLPGSMNLPFVEELYDRYLANPHSVSADWRQYFQQLSSGDGHRPRRSLPSPPALPSAKAESNGAVGLGGMDVALLQDRVDQLIRAYRVRGHMIAQIDPLGLPRPTPVELDMEYYGLTDRDLDRPFSTDTIHGEDVRPLRKILEQLRNTYCRRIGAQFMHMDDLAVRNWLQDRMESTQNRLKLAHAEQIRIFTRLTDAVIFEEFLRKRYLGAKTFSLEGAESLIPLLDLAIDHAAELGVGEIVLGMAHRGRLNVLANIMGKNARKIFREFDDADPELHIGRGDVKYHLGYSSDWKSASGKNVHLSLCFNPSHLEFVNPVALGRMRAKQDRLLDNTRRQGMVVLIHGDAAFAGEGVVQETLNLSELDGYTTGGTIHVVVNNQIGFTTSPSEARSSTYATDVAKMLQIPIFHVNGEDPEAVAQAVRLSLDFRQKFQRDVVIDMYCYRRRGHNEGDEPSFTQPVMYHAIENRDSVRDYYLEHLLLLGEVTVDEADRIAEERRAHLETELSVARSEDYVHAEEQTTGIWHGYHGGPENEAGEIDTGVPAEQLSQLLLRQTEMPADFHVHPKIQRLLAHRVEMAHGQAKLDWSAGEALALATLATAGHPIRLSGQDVERGTFSHRHAVLHDYDTGKPYMPLAHLADPQAPVDIFNSPLSEIGVLGYEYGYSLDCPDGLVLWEAQFGDFVNVAQVIIDQFIASAEDKWRRLSGLVLLLPHSFEGQGPEHSSARLERFLQLCAEDNMQVANPSTPAQYFHVLRRQVLRTWRKPLVLMTPKSLLRHPKAVSSLEEFARGHFQRVIPDATVGGGSPSRVLLCSGKVYYELEQARSEHDRDDVAIVRLEQIYPTPWDELARVLSRYEEGTPVLWVQEEPENMGAWRYLKVVVGDTLLGRFPFSGVYRPTSASPATGSANSHKLEQRTLLTTAFAELATGHLV